The DNA sequence CAGAGAAACCTATCCTGCACCAAAGTTTACCATGAATCCGGATGTAAAAGATTTTTATCAGTTTACGTTGGATGATTTTACAATTGAAGATTATCAGACAGGACCACAGGTGAAGAATATTCCGATTGCAATTTAAACAATACTTGTGGTTATTTGAGTAAAATTACTAAAAAAAGACGCGATTTTAATATAAAATTCACAAAAAGTATTTGTCTATTCCGATATATTGTGATACAATTTTCATATATTTTTGGAGGTGCGTTACACATGGCAAATATTATGATTACATCAGGCACAAGTTTTGAAGGATATGAGATAACAGAATATGGTCCTTATAAATTTGTACAGACAATTTTAAGCTCTAATTTTTTAAAGGAGATCGGTGCATCTATTGCTGACATTGCAACAGACAGAAGCAGCATGTACCATGACAAGCTGGATGGAACAATGAAGGAAACCATCAAGTCATTTGAGGAAGTTGTCGGAAAGACAAATTACAATGCGGTCGTAGGCTTTAAAACAAATATAGTTGATTATTCATCTAATATTTCAGCGGTTATTGTTAGCGGTACACTTGTTTCGGTGAAAAAAGAGTACAAATCCGAATTTGAAAAGAGCGATTTTGTAAGAAAAGAATTATATGTAAATAATTATTACGACAAGCTTGTACCGAGAGCCGTAAAAGTTATCCTTGCATCTGAAGGAAACGGAACCAAGATTTCGGCATGGTATAATAATTACAATATGGATGATGTCAAAGCAATCAAAGCAGACATTCAGTTTGTAAATATTTACGGTGATGAAATCACATTAACAGGTGTGGATTTTGTATTTGATAAAACAAATGTATCATTATTAAAATCTGATTATATAGAATGTAAACTTCCTGAAAAATACATAAAGATTATTACAAGTTGTAAAGTATATATTCAGAAATATGTAACTGCAAGAGGTGTATATTCATGCGGAGATGATCCGATCGATGTTGAAATGAGTGCATTGAAGTATAAAGCACTTAAAGTTAAAAAAGGTCTTGATGCTGTATGTAATTATAAGTCGGATGGACTTGTATGGACCTGTAACTGCGGACATGTAAATGAAGGTGGCGCAGAGGAATGCGTGATCTGTGGCAGAAAACAGGATGAGATGAAGAACAGCATAACATTTAATTATGAGCCGATGTTGGAAGAAATGAAACAGAAAGAATATGTTATGGAGATCAAGGATGTCCTTATGAAGTATATTAAGGATATTGATTCAGGACTTCGTATGCAGTTATTGGAGATTATGGAATCCGGTATTCAGTATGAAAAAACACGTGGAGATATGAAGGAAACTGTAATTGAGAAGGTTGAGAATCTGTTCCTTGGATTGTAAAAATGCAACAATATATGTTACAGATCATTGAGCATCTGGGGGAAAAAGGATATAAAAAATTAAATCCTGACAGTAATAATGTATATGGCAGAGCGGAAGGCGATGCCATATACGTTATTGTGCTTGGAAATAGCAGAAATTTGAAAGCGGATAATCTTATAAAGTTTAATTCACAGATTAGAAATGATCTGGAAGAAACAGGAAAAAGAGTTATGATTTTGAACCTGCTACTTACCAAGGACGGAATATTTGATGACGACTTAAGTACGATCATTAAGAAGATGGACAATGTCTGGCTGTTCAGTGAGGATTATGGTAAATTATATATTTTTGAGAATCAACCGGCAGATTTTGACGGGTTACAGAGGATTCTTGAAAAAGAGATTTATGCGGAAAAAGACCACTGGCGTATCCGGTTAAAGGAAATATTTGGAGTGGTAACACCGATTCTGGTATTGCTCAATATTTTGGTATTCATAGCATATGTATATACCAGGGATGCTTACGGATATTCTTTTCTTGAAGAAATTCTGACAGATAATCTTCGGTATGTTCTTGTTGAAAAGCAGTATTACAGACTGCTAACATCTATGTTTTTCCATTTTTCTCTGACGCATCTTTTAAGCAATATGGTTGTATTGATTGCTCTTGGAGCAAGGGTAGAATATCTGCTGGGGAAAGTAAAGTATATATGCGTATATTTGTTCTGCGGCATTGTAGCATCTGTTTGTTCGATAGTCAGTTGTTATATGGGAAACTTTTACGAATATGCAGGAGGTGCATCGGGTGCAATCTGCGGCTTGATGGGTATATTGATTGTTTTTGCCTTTTTTGGTAAAGGAAAGATATCAGATATTTCATTAAAGGATCTTATTTTTTTATCCGTGATCACAATATTGAATGGATATGTTTCGGAAGGCATAGATAATGCAGCGCATATAGGAGGATTGATAGCTGGATTATTTACAGGATTGCTTTGTGCATATATATGCTCGAAGAAGCAAAACTCAGGTACATGACAGTTGTAAAAGATGACCTGATGTGATAAAATTAGCTGATGAAAATTAGTTTAGGAGTATGATTGGATGGGTACTGGAATTAGCATGTCAAGTGTCAACAAAATAAAAGAACTTGCGGCAAGCGGGGATTATAGTCTTGCATTGGATATACTTGAACATCAGGATTTGACCAGATCGCTTTCACCTCAGTTTATCAAGATTTGTGGTGAAGTTTACTATGAAAACGGACGTTATTCGGAAGCCAGAGCTGCTCTTGTAAAAGCCCACTCCATGGCGCCTGTTGGAAATAAGATTATATATTCACTGATTAAAGTGTATTTATCTGAGGGGTTTTACTCACTTGTAGACACATATTATGACATCTATAAATTTAATCAAGATGAAAAAGATGCAGGTACATATCGTATAGAATACATGATTGCAAAAGCAAAACGAAAATCGTTCAAAGAGCTGTATGGAATTCTTATTTCAGCAAATGAAGCCGAAACGGATGCAGCTTGGGATTTTGAGATGTTGTTATTGTATGCTGCAATGGGAAATATGGAGAAACTTCAGTCGGAGGCTGAAATTTTCTGCGCGACCTATAAAGGTTCCCCATATATTGAGAATGTGAACCGGCTTAGAGATAAATCATATGATGTAGAGAAAACTATATATTGTTATCCTGCATCAGAACAGGAGGATGATTCAAAAGAACAGGAAGAGATCAGAACATTTGAACAAAAGGTTTTGGAAGCTGATCACCTTCGTATGTTCCCGAAAGACCCTAAGATTACTTTGATGGTCGATGATCGTGAACCCATACCAAATTCTGTGAAGTTCAAACAGATGCTGCTTAAATCTAAAGAAAAGAAAGAATTAAAGAAACAGCAGAAGAAAGAACAACAGGAAAATGAGCAGTCAGAGGAAAAAAAGGATAAAGGAAAGAGATTTCATATAGGACGACTGTCAAAGAAAGAAGAGGCTGCGATTGAAGAGGTAATTGCTGAAACAGAGAAGCTGCAACCGGACAAAGACAAATTACTGGATGAAGTAATGGCGGTAGAAGAGAATATAGATTCGACTCAGAGTGAAGATATAATGAAAGAGCCGGAGACCGCTTCGATTGTTAGCGAAGAAAAGAATCTGGATCAGATATCAGAAGAATCATTCGATGAAAGTCTGGATGATTTTGATACTTCGGATATTACAGATGATTTCGATACAGTATTGATGGTTGACCCGGATGCGCTTGAACAAAGCGAGCCGGAGATCGAGACAACTGTCGAGGAAGAGACTGCGGAACCTGAGACTGAGACAATTGTCGAGGAAGAGACTGCGGAACCTGAGACTGAGACAACTGTTGAGGAAGAGACTGCGGAACCTGAGACTGAGACAATTGTTGAGGAAGAGACTGCGGAACCTGAGACTGAAGAAATTGTTGAGAAAGAGGCTGCAGAATCGGATACTGAAACAGTTATTGAAAAAGAAAATACAGAACCTGAGTCTGAAGAAAATACAGAGTCGGAGATTGTTGCTGAAGAAGCTGAGTATGCAGAACCTGCGGAGCCACATGAGGATGCAGAGGTAGCGGAGATTGCTGAACAGCTAGCAGAAGAAGACGAGACGGTTCTCATGGAAGAACCTCAGATAAGTGAAAATGAAGAGCTTTCGGGAGATGTTTCTGAATCTGAAGGAAAGAAAGATCATAAATTTGATATTGATGTTGCGATCCAGTCACTGGATGAATACAAATTTGATACAGACGATTGGGAAGACGATTCGTTTGAGCAGGCATATGAGGATGACGATATTGTAGAGATCTCGGAAGTGCCGGAAGATCTGATGCCAGATGAAAGTGATGAAGATATCATTCAGTCTGAGACAGAAGAAATCAAGCAGGAAGAAGATGTGGAAGCTGAAATCATTGACGAAGCGGAAGTTAATGTTGATATCGAAGCAGAAGAACCGGAACAGGCGGAGCCGGAGACGACAGAATCTGAACAGTCGGAAACAGATGCTTATATACCGGAAGAAACTGTCGACGTCACAACAGAAGCGTTTGATGAGTCGGTACCTGATGAACTCGATGAATCAGCTTCAGAAGTAATATCAGAACAGGATTATGATATAGATAATGATGCTTCTGAAACGGAGATTCCCGAAGCAAAGATTTTTGAAACCGACGATTTTGAAATAAATGATCCTGCATCAAAAAATCCTGAAACAGAGGTTTTTGAAATAAAAGATTCAGAATCAGAAATCTTAGAACCGGTGGTTGAGAATTCTGCAAATGTAAATGGCAGAAAAATAGATTTTCCTACATTCAGATCAAGTCTTTTCCCTGATTATAACAGTGATAAACCACCTGTTGTAGAACATGTAAAGCATGAAGACATACAGGAAGAATACGATCAGAAGATGGCTGAAAATCTGAAAAAAGAGGAAGCTTTGATCAGTGAGACAGATGAATTGCTTGCAAGACTCGGAATCGAGCTTGGAACTAAATATGCATCAAACACTGATTATTTCAATATGCATCAGGACAGCTTTGTGTTAAATCCTTCAAGCGAGGATGAAACCGATGAATCGGAAAACATAAAGGAAAATGATAGTGCTTCAGAGTCTGAAGCTGTAAAGAAATCTGAATCAAAACATTCCGATGAAAAAAAATATAAGCTTAAGAAAAAATGACAAATAATTAGATTAATATAAATATTATTTTTTTTATTTGATAATGTGGAAGGAGGCGTACAAATTGGCTATAGATCAAACAGAAGCTATGATTGCTGCGATTAAAGCACAGCTTGAAAAAGAAAGGGCTGCTGAAGCTGCAAAGCAGAAAAGACTTGAAGAAGAACAGGCTTTGAAGAATAAGAGCAGCAATAAAAAGAAAACTTCAGATAGTGGAAGCAAGAGCCAATACAAGACTTTGTCTGCTGAAGAACTTGCGCGAATTGAGGAGAAGAAGCGTCGTAAGAGAGAAGAAGCATTAGGTATTGTTCATGAGGATGAGCCTGAAGAGACAGAGAACAAAGAAGCTGAAGCTGAAAAGCCGGATACAAATAATATAGAGGCAGAGAGTGAAGCTAAAACAGAGAAAAAGAATGAAAAGCAGGAAATGCCAAAGATCAGTCTTAACCTCGGTGGTATTGCCGATGAGGGACTTGGTGGTGGCCTCGGCGGACTTGGTGGTGGCCTTGGAGAAGGCTATGGCGGTCTCGGCGGACTTGGCGGTGGCCTTGGAGAAGGAGCCGGCGGACTTGGTGGACTTGGTAGTGCACCTTCAGGAGAAGGCCTTTCAGGAAAACCGGGTGCGACAGGAGGCGGTCTTGGTTCGACTTTGAATATGAATGCTTCCCTTGAACCGAATAAGATAAAAGGTAAAGATAAGACAACGTTATCTGATGAAGCAGAACGATTTGACGAAGATGATATGACATCTGTTGTTTCAGATGATGCTGAATGGACACCGGGCAAGAATGTTAAGGTGAAAGAGGTTAAGACTAAAAAAGGAAATGACAATAATGGTGATCTTTTCAGTATTTTACCTGACAGAAACAAAGATGACGCGGATGTTTCATCTATGTATGATATAGATGATGACGATGAAGATGAAGACTTCCTTGGAGCCGGTATTGAGAACCTCTCCAATATTGATGAAACCAGCGAAGAAGAAGCTGCACGTATAAAGGCAGAAGAAGAAGCTAAGAAGAAGGCAGAGGAAGAAGCTAAGAAAAAAGCTGAAGAAGAAGCTAAGAAAAAAGCTGCAGAAGAAGCTAAACGTAAAGCAGCAGAGGAAGAGTCCAAAAAGAAAGCAGAAGAGGCACGTAAGAAGGCTGCGGCTGAAAAGGCAAAGGTTGAAGCCGAGACCAAGAAAAAACAGGCTATCGAACTTGCTGAACGTAAGGCTCAGGATGCAAAGAATGTCGTTGAAACAGCCAAGAAGACGATTGCAGATTCTGAAAAAGAAGAAAAAGAACTGAAATCACAGCTTGAAGAATGTGCAAAGAAAAAAGCCGCTTATGAAGATAAGATGAAGGCAGAATTCGATGCAAAGAAGAAGGCTGATGAGAAACTCTTAGCAAAAGAAAATGCAGAGCTTGAAACAAAAGTAAAAGCTATCAATAAAGAGATAGAAGATACTAATAAGAAAGCAAAGGATGATTCAGATAAGGTATTAAAGGAGAGCAATCCTGAGACTATCAAGATGAAAATCATCAATGATGCACAGGCTGCAGCTGATGAAGTGATCAAAAAGCTTGCAGATGCTAAGAAAGCAAATATTGAAAAACACGAAGCTGAGTATACAAAGGCTTGCAAGGATGCAGAAACGGCTTCCGTAAAATTAGAGGAAGATAAGAAGAAAGCAATTGATGCTGCCAAGAAGAAGAAAGAGACACAGAATGACAAAGCTAAGAAGCTGATGGACGATGCAGAAAAGAATAAGCAGCGTGCAGGTGTTATCTTCACAGATTCCAAGAAGGCGGAGGAAGAAGCAGCTCTTAACCTTAAGAATACAACAGATATGGAGTCGGAGTCATTAAAGACATTAGCCGGACTTGAAAGCAGGCTTGCTGAGAGTGAAGGCAAACTTAAGACTGCGACGAATAACAATGATTCAGCAACAAAGGCTATTGATTCAGCAAAGAAATCATTAAAAGAAGCAGAAGCAAAAGAAGCTGAAGCGTTGAAGAAACTGGAAGAAGCCAGAACAGCAAAAGCAGCGGCAGAGTCCAGAATTTCAAAGGGTGAAGCTGATAAGAAGAAATTCCAGTCTGAAATTGATTTACTCAATAAAGAAAAGAAGACAACAAACGATGATATTGTTGCGACAAAGAAAGATGTAGAATCCTTTAAGTCAGCAAAGGCTGAAGCACAGCAGGCACTTGATGCAGCAAAGAAATCCGTAGTAGAGGCAGAAGATCTTCTTTCCAAGGCAGAAAATGCAGAGGAAGAAGCAGAAGAAATTCTGGAGAAGGCTAAGATTGAAGAAGAAGTAGAGATCCGGAATGCTGAAAAGGCTGCTTCAGATGGAAGAGAGAAACTGGATAAGGATAAGAAGTCCAGAGAGGATGCACGCGAGAAGTTCCTTGCAGATGAAGAAGAAAAATATGCAGCAGGAGAGGCTGCAGAACTTGAGAAAGTTCAGTCCGCTGCAATGACTGCAGAGAGGGAAGCTGTTGATGCCCAGAAGGAAGCAGAGAAAACAGCACAGAAGTTGCTTGATGATGCCAAGAAGAAAGAAGAAGAACTAAAACAGAAGATTGCCGGTTTGAAGACTGAACAGGAAGAACGTGTCGTTGCCAGAAAAGCTGCAAATGAAGAGGCAGTTAAGAAAGCAGAAGATAAAAAGAAGCATGATCTTGATTCTCTTCTGAAAGAAGAAATCAGTACAAAGAAGCAATTGGAAGAAGTAAGTGGCAGAGCTGCCGCTGCTGCAAAGGTTCTTGAAAAAGCTGTTAAGAAGGAAGAAGAAGCAAGAAAACAGGTTGAACTTTTAAAAGCAGGAAAGGTAGAAGAAGCATCTAAGATAGATGTATCCTTAGAAGCAACGGATGAAGCCGCTGTAGAAGCTGAACAGAGTGAGATTAATCAGGAAATGAAGAAAGCCCTGCCATCGGAAGCAAAGTATCTGTATAAGTATCTTTGTGTAAATCCTGCGGGCGCACAGATTGTGAATGTTCTTCAGACAATGAAAGTGGATCCGAAACGCTCAAAGAATCTCGTTATTCTCGGTCTGCATGGATTTGGTTCATCAAAGGTTGGAGAAGATTTTGCTGAGTGTTATTATGATCTTGGTTTCTGTACATCACCTGCAAAGGCAAAGGTTAGAGCAAAAGTAATCAATAGCGGTAAGCTTGCCGGTGCGGTTACAAAATTGAAAGGCGGATGCCTGATCGTTGAGAGTGCAGGACTTATAACACCTGAGCGTTTCAAAGAGATGGTTGATCTTTGTTCTTCGGAGAAGAATGATGTTAAGATAATTCTTACCGGTGAAAAGGTTGCACTTAGCAAGATGCTTGCAGATAATATGACACAGGCAAGAAGCTTTAACAATCGTGTTTATTTTGATCAGATTAAAGAAGAGAATATGATTGTAATTGCCAAAGAATATATCATTGAAAAAGGGTATAAATATGAAGATGGTATTGAGGGTAATATCAAGAATTTACTTCTTGCGATGGAGACTGGTAATATTGACAGGTTGTTAACTGCTGTAGACGAAGCGATGGAACGAGCAGATGCAAGGAATCCTGAAGCAAAGAAAGTTATGAAGACAGATATAAAGTAATGAAAAGTGAATATCGTAGGATAACATTTTCCAGTTTATATTTTGGTTGAAAAAAATGGTGCCAATGTTTATAATATTTATTATTGTAAACTTGGCACTTTTTTTACGCAGATCGGTTATCAAAGTCTGTATTTATGTGAGATTTTTACAACCGGTACGATAACGTAAGAAACGAGCAGAAAGTTGTTTCTTATGGTTGTCAAACTTAAAGGAGATATAAGATAGTATGGATATAGGAATAGATTTGGGGACATCGAATGTGTTGGTATATGTAAAAGGTCGTGGGGTTGTCATCAACCAACCGTCTGTTGTTGCATATGAGAAAAGTTCGAAACGCATTATTGCGATTGGAAATAAAGCAAAAAAGATGATCGGAAAGACACCGGAATCAATCGAAGTTGTAAGACCGCTCGTAAAAGGAGTAGTTTCAGATTATATTGTTACAGAGCGGATGTTAAAGGCATTTATCCGCAGTGCTATGGAGAAACGAACCGGGGTTGGCAGACCGAAAATATGTGTCTGTGTTCCCAGCGGAGTCACAGAAGTGGAGCGGAGAGCTGTAGAAGAGGCTGTTTACAGAACAGGAGCTAAGAGTGTTTATGTTATGGAAGAACCCCTTGCGGCTGCAATCGGTGCAGCAGTTGATATAGAGGAAGCCAAAGGAAATATGGTCATTGATATCGGAGGAGGAACAACAGATATTGCAGTTATATCACTTGGAGGGGCTGTAGAGAGCCGTTCGATTAAAGCAGCGGGGGATGATTATAATGCATCGATGATCCGATATATCAGAAGAAAGTATAATCTTCTGATCGGAGAACAAACTGCGGAGAAAGCAAAGATAGCGGTAGGATCGGTCTATGAGAGACCGGAGGACATCACCTATGTTGTAAAGGGAAGAGATCTGATCAAGGGACTTCCAAAGGCGATCACGATCACGGCAAATGAGACAATAGAAGCATTTGCAGATACAACTTCTCATATTTTGACGGCGATTCATGGTGTACTTGAGACGGCTCCGCCGGAGCTGGTTGCGGATATATCGGTAAATGGGATTGTTCTGACCGGTGGTGGCAGCCTGATGTATGGAATGGATAAGCTGATCAAGGAAAAAACGGGAATTGATACGTATGTTTCGGATAAAGCGTTAGAAGCAGTTGCACTTGGTGCCGGTATGTCGGTTGATATTGCAGCAAGAAAAGAAGATGCATAGAAAGCAGAGAAAAGAAAATGACAAATACACATAATTTTCTGCCGGTGAATAAAAAAGATATGATAGAAAGAGGATGGGAACAGCCGGACTTCGTGTTTATTACCGGAGACGCTTATGTGGACCATCCTTCTTTTGGTCCGGCAATTATCAGCAGAGTTTTGGAAGCACATGGATATAAGATCTGTATGATTCCACAGCCGGATTGGAAAGATGATAAGAGCATAGATGTATTCGGCAGACCAAGACTTGGTTTTCTGGTTTCCGGTGGCAATATGGATTCTATGGTCAATCATTATACTGTTTCAAAAAAACATAGAAGTATGGATTCCTATTCTCCCGGTGGAAAGATGGGGCTGAGACCGGATTATGCAACAGTGGTATATTGCAATCTGATCCGTAGAACGTATAAGGATGTTCCGATCATTATTGGTGGGATTGAAGCAAGTCTCAGAAGACTTGCACACTATGATTACTGGTCGAATAAATTAAAGCATTCAATTCTGATCGATTCACAGGCAGATCTGATTTCCTATGGCATGGGTGAACATAGCATGGTCGAGATTGCAGATGCGTTAGACAGCGGAATAGATGTCAGGGATATTACATTTATCAGAGGAACAGTCTACAAGACAAAAGATCTGTCCGGTGTAGAAGCTCCGGTGATCCTGCCTGATTATGCAGCACTTCAGGAAGACCGTTTAAAATATGCAGAAAGCTTTTATACACAGTATATCAATACAGATCCATATTCCGGAAAAGTGCTGGTGGAAGGATATGGCAACCGGGGATATG is a window from the Lachnospiraceae bacterium GAM79 genome containing:
- a CDS encoding heavy metal-binding domain-containing protein encodes the protein MANIMITSGTSFEGYEITEYGPYKFVQTILSSNFLKEIGASIADIATDRSSMYHDKLDGTMKETIKSFEEVVGKTNYNAVVGFKTNIVDYSSNISAVIVSGTLVSVKKEYKSEFEKSDFVRKELYVNNYYDKLVPRAVKVILASEGNGTKISAWYNNYNMDDVKAIKADIQFVNIYGDEITLTGVDFVFDKTNVSLLKSDYIECKLPEKYIKIITSCKVYIQKYVTARGVYSCGDDPIDVEMSALKYKALKVKKGLDAVCNYKSDGLVWTCNCGHVNEGGAEECVICGRKQDEMKNSITFNYEPMLEEMKQKEYVMEIKDVLMKYIKDIDSGLRMQLLEIMESGIQYEKTRGDMKETVIEKVENLFLGL
- a CDS encoding rod shape-determining protein, whose amino-acid sequence is MDIGIDLGTSNVLVYVKGRGVVINQPSVVAYEKSSKRIIAIGNKAKKMIGKTPESIEVVRPLVKGVVSDYIVTERMLKAFIRSAMEKRTGVGRPKICVCVPSGVTEVERRAVEEAVYRTGAKSVYVMEEPLAAAIGAAVDIEEAKGNMVIDIGGGTTDIAVISLGGAVESRSIKAAGDDYNASMIRYIRRKYNLLIGEQTAEKAKIAVGSVYERPEDITYVVKGRDLIKGLPKAITITANETIEAFADTTSHILTAIHGVLETAPPELVADISVNGIVLTGGGSLMYGMDKLIKEKTGIDTYVSDKALEAVALGAGMSVDIAARKEDA
- a CDS encoding rhomboid family intramembrane serine protease, with product MQQYMLQIIEHLGEKGYKKLNPDSNNVYGRAEGDAIYVIVLGNSRNLKADNLIKFNSQIRNDLEETGKRVMILNLLLTKDGIFDDDLSTIIKKMDNVWLFSEDYGKLYIFENQPADFDGLQRILEKEIYAEKDHWRIRLKEIFGVVTPILVLLNILVFIAYVYTRDAYGYSFLEEILTDNLRYVLVEKQYYRLLTSMFFHFSLTHLLSNMVVLIALGARVEYLLGKVKYICVYLFCGIVASVCSIVSCYMGNFYEYAGGASGAICGLMGILIVFAFFGKGKISDISLKDLIFLSVITILNGYVSEGIDNAAHIGGLIAGLFTGLLCAYICSKKQNSGT